TGACCGTACGGTCCCCATCGTACGTGGCCTCCGGCGAGGCGGAGACGAAGGTCGCGTGACGCGGCAGGATATCCCAAACGATCACCTGGCGGGCGGGTGTATCGCTCGAGTTGCGGACGGTGATGCGATATTCCACGTCCTGATTGGGCGTGATCGGCCCGCTGGTGATCAGCGTCTTCTCGATGTCCAGGTTGATCCTGACGGGGGTCGTCGGTGTGGGTGTACGGGTTGGTGTGGTGGTTCGCGTCGGCGTGGGAGTGAGCGTGGGTACCGGTGTGGACGCCCGGGTCCAGATCATCAGGGAGTAGGGTTGCTGTGAGAAGGCGCCGTCAGGACTCCACACGCGCGCTCGCCACCAGCCATCCCGCCCGGGTTCCACACGCCAGGAGAACGGCACATCGGCCAGGCCATCGGATGTAAAGGTCGCCACGCGGGAGCCGTCCACCCACCAGAGCTCGACCTGGTAATTCGCCGGGAGGTTATACAATCGGCCCATGATGAGGTCACCCTCGTGGGCCAGGAACTTGAACCAGTCCTCATCGCCGGAGGGACAGATCGAGGCCCGAACGCCCCTGACCCCGGAGGGAAACTCGGTGGCATTCACGATGTCATCGCCTGCCTCGTCGGGCAGGCAGGACACAGGAGTGGACGTTGAGGTCGGTAGCATCTGAGCCTGATCGCTCACCAACGTTGTCTCCGATGTCTCTTGTGAGCAGACGTCATTCTCTAAACTGCCGGCCTCTGCAGAGCAACGGTAGGTAACCGACGCCGTGTCGGTCAGCTCGACGCCGGAGGGGGCGTTCGGCCAAACCCTTAACGTGAGCCGGACCGATCGAGTGCCACCCGCCGGCAGGTTCTGAATCAGCCAGGCCACGGTGCGATCTCCATTGAACACACCACCGTCCGTTGCCTCGACGAAAGTCGTGCTCGCCGGGATGGTATCGCGCACGAGCAGCCGAGAAATGACCTCCCCGGTCGGATTACGCAGGGTGATCGTGTAATGCACCTCGCCGCCGGGAGCGACGGGGTCGGGGTCGTCGGACTTGGTGATCTCCACCAGGGGGGCAGGGGTGGTTGTGGGTGTGGAGACCTCGTAGCGGACGACCAGGGATAGCTTGTGGAAAAGTCGGGCGTGTTCCTGGGGATCGGTTTCGTCGTTCATGCGCACAAGGTAGAAGCCATCGTTGGGCACAAGGCCGCCGTGTATTTCCTGCACGGCGGTGGTCACGTCCCAGGCGATCTGTCCGGCCGTCGCGCTGAGGTCGATGCAGGGGGAGCCACCCAACATCCCCGGCTTGCTATTCCAGGTTACGGTAGTCTCATCCCATGCCACACTGGGACGCCCCGGGCAGTACAGGAAGTGATCTGGCGGTCCCTGGGCATCGATGATGGTGGCGTAAAGCCGGGCCTCGGTGACGACGGCGTCCGAGGGGACGCCGCTCAGGTCGAATTTCACCAGGCCGCGCAGGGCGCTGAGGGTATCCCCGGTCCCGTGACCGTAGCCCACCCAGACATATCCCCGGCCGCCGAAGTTGACATCCGGCTCCGCGCTGGAGACCCAGGCCATGGTCACGGGCTCCAGAACCACCTGCGCCCGCGGCGAGGCTTGGCTCGCGGGCGCGACACGTGGCGCGGCGAAGGCAGCCAGCAGCAGCCCCATCGCGATCGCCATGAGGGAAAGCTTTCGACGGTTCATAGGTTTCTCCTCCTCTGCTCCTGACGATAGATAGCCGGACATGGCAAAGCAGATTCCCTCTTCTTACAACTTCACGAGAAAGCGCCAAGGCTGCCTATCAGCCAGCCAGCAATCCGCCAACAATTTGCGAACAGACGATCCTCATCCCCCAGACCCCCTTCTCCCGAGCCCGGGAGAAGGGAACTCAATCGTGGGCGGTTGCGATGGCAACGTTGTGTGTGGTATTGCCTTCGGCATGGGAGGGATCAACAAAGGGGAAAAGGCCCTATGGCGAGGCGAGAAGAGCTCAAGGCAGGTTCAGTCGGTAGCCGCGCCCGCGGTCGGTGAGGAGCAGGGAAGGGTTGCGGGGATCACGCTCGATCTTCTCTCGCAGCCGCTTCACCAG
This genomic interval from Chloroflexota bacterium contains the following:
- a CDS encoding DUF11 domain-containing protein, translating into MNRRKLSLMAIAMGLLLAAFAAPRVAPASQASPRAQVVLEPVTMAWVSSAEPDVNFGGRGYVWVGYGHGTGDTLSALRGLVKFDLSGVPSDAVVTEARLYATIIDAQGPPDHFLYCPGRPSVAWDETTVTWNSKPGMLGGSPCIDLSATAGQIAWDVTTAVQEIHGGLVPNDGFYLVRMNDETDPQEHARLFHKLSLVVRYEVSTPTTTPAPLVEITKSDDPDPVAPGGEVHYTITLRNPTGEVISRLLVRDTIPASTTFVEATDGGVFNGDRTVAWLIQNLPAGGTRSVRLTLRVWPNAPSGVELTDTASVTYRCSAEAGSLENDVCSQETSETTLVSDQAQMLPTSTSTPVSCLPDEAGDDIVNATEFPSGVRGVRASICPSGDEDWFKFLAHEGDLIMGRLYNLPANYQVELWWVDGSRVATFTSDGLADVPFSWRVEPGRDGWWRARVWSPDGAFSQQPYSLMIWTRASTPVPTLTPTPTRTTTPTRTPTPTTPVRINLDIEKTLITSGPITPNQDVEYRITVRNSSDTPARQVIVWDILPRHATFVSASPEATYDGDRTVTWPTQDRLNPGAQVTYRLTLHVTSDTPDGYVLSNWAEVRAENAYQTQDDASVTISGRPPQLHVSKRTMSLPPRGGEDFTYEITVSNEGEGPAYNVVVWDEDLPAPFVSADHNGSYDSSTHKVTWPTIPTLNPGESRTYHLTVHFPDDIAHNSIVTNKAYADADNAGRAQATSSGNVWNPPDLIADALEVTQGVQDLNNSVVLIKGKRTYVRFHVHSDHGNISGVTARLWRWADGRRLEPGLAPSNSGGTITIVPNPDRADLNDSFYFELPDSWVDEDLIAGTQVLEAEVNYDDALAESNDGNNVARTGVLHFEDTPPLKVRLYRVAYRDDNGHLHTTDSYHYPYIENWLRQAY